Sequence from the Catenuloplanes indicus genome:
CTCGTCCCGGCCGTAGAGCCAGTCGAGCGCCGCGTCCCGGGCCGCGCCCGCACCGCTCAGGCCCTGGCCGTTGAGCACGGACTCGCCCGGCTCGCCGAGCACCAGCCGCCAGCGTTCCAGCGTCGGATCCGTCGTCACGTGGTGATCAGCCCTTCCCGGTTCAGCAGGTCCGCGACCCGGCCGTCCAGCTCGGCGCCGGCCGCGACCAGTTCCGGCGCGGCGTGCAGGCGCAGCAGCGCACGGCTGTCCCCGGCGATCCCGCGCCGGGCCAGCAGGTGCCGCGCGATCGTGTCCCGTTCGCGCGGCGGGAAGAACTCGAACGCCTGCCGCAGCGCGGGCAGCGCGATCAGGAAGTCGTCGTCGCCCATCGCGTCCATCGCCTCGTCCAGCACGTCCAGGACGCCACCGGCCTGCAGCACCTCCTCGCGGGCCAGCGCGAACAGCCCGGCCAGCCAGTCACCGGCGGACGACGGCGTGAACGCGCCGCGCACCGCCCGGACCGGGTCACCGGCCTGGTCCGCGCCCAGCGACCAGCCGAACCCGAAGCCGGCGCCACGCAGGTCCGGCGGTGCCTCCGAGCTCAGCGCCAGCCGCGCGGCCACGCCCAGCGCCGCGCCCCGGTCCAGGTCCAGCGCGGTCCCGGCGTGCACCAGCGCGTCCCGCACCGACGCCAGCGCGGCGATCCGCGGCAGATCCGCAGGCGCGGCGCCACCGCGGACGCCCTCGGCCAGCCAGAGAATCCGGGCCACCGACGCGGTGATCACGGTGCCGAGCGGTGCGCTGCCGGCAGTGCCGAGCAGCCGGTCGTGCCGCCACAGCGCGAGCACCACCTCCAGCACCCGGCCGAGCGGTCCCATCTCCGGCGTGCCGCCGACCGCGCGGTCGATCGCGTCGAGCACCTGCGCGGACAGCTCCGGGACGCCGGCCAGCGCGGCGTCGAAGAGCACGCCAGCCAGCTGTTCCACGTCGCCGCCGACCAGCGTGACGCGCTCGGCCAGCGTCGCACCGGCCGCCTCGCCGATCGTCGCGCCGTACCCGCCGGCCTCGATCAGCGCGGGCAGCCGCCGGTCGTCACGGGTGATCGACCACTCCTCGACCGGCTCCGGGTCGATGCCGGTCCGAGGGCCGGAGTGCCGGGTGAAGCCGGGCACGTTCAGCAGCCGCAGCCGGTGCAGCACCCGGCTGACCTCGCGGTCACCGTCCCGGGCCAGGTCGAGGCGGCGGTTGCCGTCCCGGTCCAGTCCGTGCCGCTCCAGCTCCGCGGTGGCGTGGTGCACCAGCGGCGGCGCGGGCGTGTCGGGGTGCAGCCTGCCGACCCGGTCGCCGCTGAGCGCCGCGACCATCTCCACCACCACCGGGTGCGTACCGGGCGCCGGTGTGCCGCGCGTCGACCAGGGCAGCGCCACGTCCAGCGCCTCGTCCAGCAGCGCGGACGCGAGCCCGTCCAGCACGTCGGTCCGGGATCGGTGCCGGTGCCCGCGCACCAGCGCCAGCCCTTCCGCGGACGCTGACGCGGCGATCAGGTCCGCGGTGGAGAGCCGCTGCTTACGCTCGCGCAGCCGGCCGGCCACGGTCGCCAGCAGGTGGTCCGCCGCGGCCTCCGGTCCCTCCTCGAAGAGCCGCTGATAGTACGCCGGGGACGGCATGCCCGACTGGTAGCCGTCGAACGAGTCGAGGCGCCGGAACGAGTACGGCACCAGGTAGCTGCCACCGGCCGCGTCCGCCGGGAGCGCGTGCTCGACCGGGTCGTCGTCGCCGGGCAGCACGGCCAGCCGGACCAGTGCGGGCCGGTGGAAGCCGCCGGTCACCACCACGATCGGGCGGTCACCGGCCTCCCTGCGGGTTCGGCGGATCCAGGACGCCATGTACGCCTCGCGCGCCTCGTCGTCCTCGCCCGCGCCGCCCTCGGTCTCGCCCCGGATCAGGTCGAAGTAGGCGGCCAGCCGGTCCGCGATCCCGTCCGGGTCCGGGATCTCGAACAGGTGGTCCCAGAGCGTGTCCACGTTGTCCACCGCGAACTCGCGGCAGAGCCGGTCGATCACGTCCGCGTACCGCTGGTCCGCGTCCGCGTACCGGTTGCGCCGCTCCGCGAACGCCGGGTGCCACGCGGGCAGGTCGATGAAGCGCAGCTCGGCGCCGGCCGCGCGCCCTGCGGTCAGCGCGGCCCACTCCGGCGAGTAGTCGCAGAACGGCGCCCAGGACGCGTGGTGCCGCTCGCCGTCCCGGTAGCTGCTGAACACCGCGATCGGCAGTTCGTGCCCGAGCAGCAGCTCACCGATCCGCGCGTTCATCTCCGCCGGGCCCTCGACCAGCACGTACGCGGGTCGCAGGTCCTCGATCGTCTCCCGGACCAGGCGCGCGCACGCAGGACTGTGGTGCCGGACGCCGATGAACGTGATCATCCGGGGAGCACGTGCCGGGCGTCGTAGAGCGCCTTCCACGCCGCGCCCTTGCGACCGCGGGCCTGCTGCTCCAGGTACCGCCGCAGCTTGGCCAGGTCCTCCGTGCTGTCCTTCGCCGCGGTGCCGGCCAGGCAGGAGACCACGTCCTCGGCGGTGCCGGCCTCGCCGCGCAGGAACCAGCCGCGCAGCCCGACCGCGTGCGCCACCGAAACCGCCTCCGCCGTGCTCATCACGGACGTCAGCTTGTCCATCGAGTCGCCGCGCGCGGTCTGCCCGACGCGCAGCTCCCGGAACGTGGTGACCAGCACCTCCAGCACGTCCCGGTGCGGCGCGGCGGTCACGCCGGAGCGCCGCAGCAGCGCGGACGCCTCCGCCTCGACCAGCGAAAGCTCGGTGGCCAGGTCCGCGATCGGGAAGACCGTCTCGAAGTTGAAGCGGCGCTTCAGCGCGGAGCTCATCTCGTTGACGCCGCGGTCGCGCGTGTTCGCGGTGGCGATGATGTTGAAGCCCTCGGTCGCGAACACCATCGCGTCCGGCCCGGTCAGTTCCGGCACGGCCAGCACCCGGTCGGAGAGCGGCGAGAGCAGGCAGTCCTGCACCTCCAGCGGGCACCGGGTGATCTCCTCGAACCGGACCACCTTGCCCTCGGCCATGCCGCGCAGCAGCGGCGCCGGGACCAGCGAACGGGTCGACGGCCCGTCCGCGACCAGCATCGCGTAGTTCCACGAGTACTTGATCTGGTCTTCCGTGGTGGCGGCGCCGCCCTGGATGGTCAGCGTGGAGTCGCCGGAGACCGCGGCCGCGAGCAGCTCGGACAGCAGCGACTTCGCGGTGCCGGGCTCGCCGACCAGCATCAGGCCGCGGCTGGTGGCCAGGCTGACCAGTGCCCGGTCGATCAGCGACGGGTCGCCGACGAACTTGCGGGAGATGCCGTGCCGCTCGTCGCCGATGATGAACCGGCGTGCGGCGCGCAGGCTCAGTGCCCAGCCCGGCGGGCGCGGATCGGAGTCCGTGTCCCGCAACCGCCGCAGCTCGTCCGCGTACCGAACCTCGGCCGGTGGACGCTGCATCGTCTGGACATCGGTCACGCGGTCACCTCGTTCAGATCGCGGATGATCTCGGAGATCGTGATCTCGTCGAGCTCACCCAGCTTCGTGGACTTCCTGTCCCGCTGCCAGTAGGCACCGGGGCCGTGCGCGGCGACCTGGTCCAGGCGCTGCTCCGGGAAGTAGTCGACCGCGCCGACCGCCATGCCCGGGTCCATGTAGACCATCATCATCAGGTCGTCGGTCAGGTCGCGTTCGAACCAGCCCTGATGGCCGCCGTCGCCGACGTCGCCGCGCCGCCAGCCGCGCCGTTCGAGCCCGAGCAGCTTCGTGGTCGGCACCTTGACGTTCTTGAAGCGCAGCAGCTCGGTCTGCTCCCGCTCGGCCGGCTCCAGCCGGAAGATCTCGCGCCCGAGCTGCGGGAACGGTTGCAGCAGTTCGTAGTCGGCGAAGACCTCGGCCCAGCGCGGCAGCGCGTCGCCGAGCGTGATCGGGTGCACGACGCCGAGCACGGCGCTCTCGGCCACGGTCACCGGCTCATCATCCACGCCGGCGAACGTGCGGTCCTCCGCCACCCGCAGCGTGGCGGTCAGCGCGCCGCGCTCGTCGTAGACGCCCCACACGAGCCGGCGCACGATGTGCACCAGCAGCGGATGCCCGACCAGGTACTGCGCGAACTCCGCACCGCTCCAGCGCCGGCCGTTCACCATGGCGGTCTCCAGGCGCCGGATCTGGTCACCGGCGACCGTGCGAACATCCTTTTTCAAGCCCGAGAACCGGCGGTACGCCTCCGGCGCGAGCTCGGCGTCGTCCTTGACACCCGGCTTCGGCAGCGCCTTGAGCGTCTTGCCGCCCTCCCCGGCTGCCACCCCGCCGTCCACCCCCGACCGGACCGAGGCCGCCTCTCGGACGAACGGCTTCAGCTGCTCGTCGAAGCCGACCACGAAGCGGCGCGACCCGTAGTCGAGCGTGAGACTGCCGGAACCGTCCAGCCCGAAGTCGGGCAGCAGCCGGTCGGCGAGCTGTTCCGGGCGCAATTTCAGCGCGGCCGCGACCTCGGCCATCTTCTCGTTCGCCCGGTCCTTGAGACCCTTGAACTTCACCTTCTGCGCGATGCCGTGCAGGTGCATCAGCGCCACGTCTGTACCGATCGTCGAAAGGATCTCCAGGCCGGTGACCGCGCGCGTGTGCCCGCCCTCGCCCGGCCAGGCCCGGATCAGCGGCGTCAGGCCGCGCACCACGTCGTCGTCGCCGACGTGCGCCAGAGCCTCGAACGCCCACGCCTCCTTCGCCGGCATACCGGCTGCCTGCCAGCGCCGGAACAGCGCCCACCCGAACTCGGCCAGGCCCCGCCGATCCACCACACCCTTCACCACATCCAGACCGGGGTACGGCTCGGCGAGGCGCGACATGGCCAGCATGGTCAGCACGTGCCGCACCGAGTCGAGCGGCAGCGCGCCCGCTCCGGTCTGCAACCGGGGCAGCATCGCGGCGTCCGCCCAGTCCGGCACCACCGGGATCTTCGCCGGCAGCCGGTCCAGCGGGTCCGTCGTGATCAGCGGTTCGATCTCGGTCGCGACCTCCTCGCCGTACGACCGGGCGGCCATCCGCACCTCGTCCGCATACCCGGCGGCGACGATCGCCAGCAGCGCCCGCTCCGCGTTCCGCCGCTCCGGCCCGGGCTTGCCGACCGCAGCCGGGATCAGCGCCCGCGCACCGGAGACCGGGTGGCGTTGCAGCCAGGCGAGGGCGATCGACCGCACCGACTTGAGCCGCGCGTACCGATCCGCCATCAGCGTCGCCACCTCGGGCGACGTGAACGGCAGCAGCGCGGCCGCGGCCTGCGGCATACCCTGCGCGGCGAAGAGCGCGGCCGGGTACGCCACGATGCCGTGCCGGGCCACCACGACCCGCATGAGATCGCCGGGTTCCCACAGGTCGCGCGGTTGCCATCGCCCGATCGCCGGCAGCGTCATCGACAGCGGGGCGAAGGCGAAGAACGGGCCGCTGTTGTACCAGCTGTTGCGGCCTTTCTTGGCCGCGGCGAGGATCGCCGCCCAGTCCTGGTTCACGGCCCAGGACGACTCCTCGAGCCGCACCTTCGACCAGGCATCGGCCTCGCCGGACGCCCAGTCCAGCGCGACCGGGTCGTCGCAGACCAGACCGGTGATCACCTTCGGCTTGCGGATCGTGCGCTTCACCGACCAGGGCGGGCTGACCAGCAACGGCGGCAGCGAGCCGGCCGGTGCCTCGGCGACGTCCGCGGCACGGTCCAGCAGGTCGCGCACCCGGCTCGCCGACGCCTCCGGCAGCGTGCCCAGCAGATCGATGGCCAGCCGCTGATTCGCCAGAACCACCGCGTTCAGCAGCTCGGCGAGCGTGCGCTTGGCCGGCGGCTGGAGCGCCAGCAGCCGGATCGCCCGCGCGGGGAACCGGCCTGCCGCGGCCTGGACCTCGGGCAGCACGAAACGCTCGTCCACCCGGTCCAGCAGCGCCTGGAAGGCCTCATCCGTGGGGACCGCACCGAGCGCGGGGAGGAAACGCTTCGCGTACTCCGCGGCGTCCAGGTTCGTCAGCGCCCAGACCCGCAGGGCGGGGAAGGCGCCGGCGCGAGTGCCGATCAGGAACGTGTAGAGCAGCGCCGGGTTCTGCAGCATCCACCACGGCTGGACCGGCGGGATGATCAGCTCGACCTGCTCCCTGGTCGTGACGGTCGTGAGCGCGATCAGCGCCAGCTCGCCGGAGCCGGTCGCGACGATCTCCGCGGTGTCCGCCTCGACCCACGAGGCCTCGGTCGGCGCCAGGAACGACGTGGCGACCCGGCGCAGCACCGTCGAATCCCGCTGCGCCGCCAGCACCGCCACGATCTCCCGGTACTCCTCCTCGGGCGCGGTCGCCAACGCGTGCCGGACCCGGGCGGCGAGGTCGAGCAGCGGCCGCTGATGCATCCGGAACCGCTGGTCGACGACGTCTGTGAAGATCAACGGACTGACCGACTCGTACGGCTTGCTGACGGTCATCGAGAAGAGCTCGACGACCGCCCGGACCGCAAACCGCAGGCCGTGCTCGGCGAGCCACAGGTCCGCGAGAAGCGGAAGCTTCTCGTGGTGGCTGTAGCTCAGCACCCGATACCACCCCTGCGCGGACGCGGCGGCGCCGATCGGGCTCGGATCCGGCTGCCCGAGGTGGAACGCCAACCCGGCCTCGGCAATCGCCGGATCGGTGAGCGGGTGCTCCAGCATCGTGCGGACCCGCCCAGGCATCGCGCTGGCGAACTCCGCGACGGCGGCCCGCGCCTTCTGCCCGTCCGGGACACGCGGCTTCAGGCCGGGCTCACCACGACGGGCATAGCGGTAGCGGAGCCACGCCGGCTGCACGACGAACGTGTCCTCGTCCGGCAACGCAGGTGCGGTCATGTCGTCAACCTCCCGTGGCTCGCTCACTTTCGGCGTCACCGTATCGGGAGGGTGCGACATTTTCCCTGAGGTCCTGAAAAACACATCAGGGCCACCCCGGATGGGGTGGCCCTGATCATGAAGAAGTCCGGCGGCGTCCTACTCTCCCACACCCTCCCGAGTGCAGTACCATCGGCGCTGAAAGGCTTAGCTTCCGGGTTCGGAATGTAACCGGGCGTTTCCCTCTCGCTATAACCGCCGTAACACTATGAACTTAACCGGTGGATCGTCACGGTTGTTTGTTCAGATATCACACAGTGGACGCGTAGCAAACTTTGCACGTTTAATGTAGTCAAGTCCTCGGCCTATTAGTACCGGTCAACTCAACACGTTACCGTGCTTACATCTCCGGCCTATCAACCCAGTCATCTACTGGGAGCCTTACCCCACCGAAGTGGGTGGGATACCTCATCTTGAAGCGAGCTTCCCGCTTAGATGCTTTCAGCGGTTATCCCTTCCGAACGTAGCCAACCAGCCATGCCCATGGCAGGACAACTGGCACACCAGAGGTTCGTCCGTCCCGGTCCTCTCGTACTAGGGACAGCCCTTCTCAAGTATCCTACGCGCGCGGCGGATAGGGACCGAACTGTCTCACGACGTTCTAAACCCAGCTCGCGTACCGCTTTAATGGGCGAACAGCCCAACCCTTGGGACCTGCTACAGCCCCAGGATGCGACGAGCCGACATCGAGGTGCCAAACCATCCCGTCGATATGGACTCTTGGGGAAGATCAGCCTGTTATCCCCGGGGTACCTTTTATCCGTTGAGCGACACCGCTTCCACACGCAAGTGCCGGATCACTAGTCCCGACTTTCGTCCCTGCTCGACCCGTCAGTCTCACAGTCAAGCTCCCTTGTGCACTTACACTCAACACCTGATTGCCAACCAGGCTGAGGGAACCTTTGGGCGCCTCCGTTACCCTTTAGGAGGCAACCGCCCCAGTTAAACTACCCACCAGACACTGTCCCTGAACCCGATAAGGGCCCGAAGTTAGATACCCAGATCAACCAGAGTGGTATTTCAAGATTGCCTCCACCCGAACTGGCGTCCGAGCTTCACCGGCTCCCACCTATCCTACACAAGCCAACCCAAATACCAATGTCAAGCTATAGTAAAGGTCCCGGGGTCTTTCCGTCCTGCCGCGCGTAACGAGCATCTTTACTCGTACTGCAATTTCGCCGGGCCTGTGGTTGAGACAGTGGGGAAGTCGTTACGCCATTCGTGCAGGTCGGAACTTACCCGACAAGGAATTTCGCTACCTTAGGATGGTTATAGTTACCACCGCCGTTTACTGGCGCTTAAGTTCTCAGCCTCGCCATCACTGGCTAACCGGTCCCCTTAACGTTCCAGCACCGGGCAGGCGTCAGTCCATATACATCGTCTTACGACTTCGCATGGACCTGTGTTTTTAGTAAACAGTCGCTTCCCCCTGCTCTCTGCGGCCATACCACGCTCCACCAGCAAGTGGCTTCACGCGTCCGGCCCCCCTTCTCCCTAAGTTACGGGGGCAATTTGCCGAGTTCCTTAACCACAGTTCACCCGTCGCCTCGGTATTCTCTACCTGACCACCTGTGTCGGTTTAGGGTACGGGCCGCTCAAAGCTCGCTAGAGGCTTTTCTCGGCAGCATAGGATCACTGACTTCACCTGAATCGGCTCGGCATCACGTCTCAGCCTATATGCGTCACGGATTTGCCTATGACACGGCCTACACGCTTACCCCGGCACAACCACTCACCGGGCTCAGCTACCTTCCTGCGTCACCCCATCGCTTGCCTACTACCCACCAGGATCCCAGACTCCCCTTTATCAGTCCGAAGACGTCAATCAGTTCGCGTGGTTAGCACAGTGAGGTTCGGCAGGGACGCTTCTTCGCGGGTACGGGAATATCAACCCGTTGTCCATCGACTACGCCTCTCGGCCTCGCCTTAGGTCCCGACTCACCCAGGGCGGATTAGCCTGGCCCTGGAACCCTTGGTCATCCGGCGGAAGGGATTCTCACCCTTCATTCGCTACTCATGCCTGCATTCTCACTCGTCCAGCGTCCACCACTCGGTCACCCGGCAGCTTCACCCGCTGAACGACGCTCCCCTACCCATCCACACAAAGTGTGAATGCCACAGCTTCGGCGGTGTACTTGAGCCCCGCTACATTGTCGGCGCGGAACCACTTGACCAGTGAGCTATTACGCACTCTTTAAAGGGTGGCTGCTTCTAAGCCAACCTCCTGGTTGTCAATGCGATCCCACATCCTTTTCCACTTAGCACACGCTTAGGGGCCTTAGCTGGCGATCTGGGCTGTTTCCCTCTCGACTACGAAGCTTATCCCCCGCAGTCTCACTGCCACGCTCTCACTTACCGGCATTCGGAGTTTGGCTGACTTCAGTAACCTTGTAGGGCCCCTAGGCCATCCAGTGCTCTACCTCCGGCAAGAAACACGCAACGCTGCACCTAAATGCATTTCGGGGAGAACCAGCTATCACGGAGTTTGATTGGCCTTTCACCCCTAACCACAGGTCATCCCCCAACTTTTCAACGTTGGTGGGTTCGGCCCTCCACACGGTCTTACCCGCGCTTCAGCCTGCCCATGGCTAGATCACCCCGCTTCGGGTCTAGAACATGCGACTCGAACGCCCTCTTCAGACTCGCTTTCGCTACGGCTACCCCACCCGGGTTAACCTCGCCACATGCCACTAACTCGCAGGCTCATTCTTCAAAAGGCACGCCGTCACCCCAAAAGGCTCCGACGGATTGTAGGCGAACGGTTTCAGGTACTATTTCACTCCCCTCCCGGGGTACTTTTCACCATTCCCTCACGGTACTCGTCCGCTATCGGTCACCAGGAAGTATTCAGCCTTACCAGGTGGTCCTGGCAGATTCACAGCAGATTTCAGGAGTCCGCTGCTACTCGGGTGCCATCACGAAAGATCGACTATTTTCACGTACCGGACTTTCACCGTCTACGGCCAGACATTCCAGACTGTTCCGTTAACAATCGACTTTGTAACTTTCGTCCACCATGTCAGTAATGGAAAGATGGTCCCACGACCCCGATAACGCAACCCCTGACAGGTATCACGCGATATCGGTTTAGGCTAGATCCGCTTTCGCTCGCCACTACTCGCGGAATCACATGTTGTTTTCTCTTCCTGCGGGTACTGAGATGTTTCACTTCCCCGCGTTCCCTCCACACACCCTATGAATTCAGGTGTAGGTGACACCACATGACTGGTGCCGGGTTCCCCCATTCGGAAATCCTGGGATCACAGCTCGGTTGACAGCTCCCCCAGGCGTATCGTCGCCTCCCACGTCCTTCATCGGCTCCTGGTGCCAAGGCATCCACCGTTCGCCCTTGACAACTTGACCTACAGAAAACAAAGATGCTCGCGTCCACTGTGCAATTCTCAACAAACAACCAACCCACAACCACCACACACAACACCAGCCCGAAAACATTCGGCGGTATGTCGCGCAAGGTCATGCCTGGCGTTCAGTTCCTCGAAGACCCAACCTCACGGTTGTTCCTTCAGGACTCAACAGGGTGCTAATCGAATCGTGCTAGCCGCACCGAACCCTCGCACCGTTCCTTCCCCATCGCTGAGGTGTACTAGGCAGGTCGGCCGTTGCCGGCTCTCATCTCGGCCAGTGTCTCCGCCTATGAGCACCCCGATCCGGCATTCGCGGACCGCGGGCTTCTTGCACCTTTTCAGGTGAAGTTGCTCCTTAGAAAGGAGGTGATCCAGCCGCACCTTCCGGTACGGCTACCTTGTTACGACTTCGTCCCAATCGCCAGCCCCACCTTCGACGGCTCCCTCCCACAAGGGGTTGGGCCACCGGCTTCGGGTGTTGCCGACTTTCGTGACGTGACGGGCGGTGTGTACAAGGCCCGGGAACGT
This genomic interval carries:
- a CDS encoding DUF4132 domain-containing protein: MTAPALPDEDTFVVQPAWLRYRYARRGEPGLKPRVPDGQKARAAVAEFASAMPGRVRTMLEHPLTDPAIAEAGLAFHLGQPDPSPIGAAASAQGWYRVLSYSHHEKLPLLADLWLAEHGLRFAVRAVVELFSMTVSKPYESVSPLIFTDVVDQRFRMHQRPLLDLAARVRHALATAPEEEYREIVAVLAAQRDSTVLRRVATSFLAPTEASWVEADTAEIVATGSGELALIALTTVTTREQVELIIPPVQPWWMLQNPALLYTFLIGTRAGAFPALRVWALTNLDAAEYAKRFLPALGAVPTDEAFQALLDRVDERFVLPEVQAAAGRFPARAIRLLALQPPAKRTLAELLNAVVLANQRLAIDLLGTLPEASASRVRDLLDRAADVAEAPAGSLPPLLVSPPWSVKRTIRKPKVITGLVCDDPVALDWASGEADAWSKVRLEESSWAVNQDWAAILAAAKKGRNSWYNSGPFFAFAPLSMTLPAIGRWQPRDLWEPGDLMRVVVARHGIVAYPAALFAAQGMPQAAAALLPFTSPEVATLMADRYARLKSVRSIALAWLQRHPVSGARALIPAAVGKPGPERRNAERALLAIVAAGYADEVRMAARSYGEEVATEIEPLITTDPLDRLPAKIPVVPDWADAAMLPRLQTGAGALPLDSVRHVLTMLAMSRLAEPYPGLDVVKGVVDRRGLAEFGWALFRRWQAAGMPAKEAWAFEALAHVGDDDVVRGLTPLIRAWPGEGGHTRAVTGLEILSTIGTDVALMHLHGIAQKVKFKGLKDRANEKMAEVAAALKLRPEQLADRLLPDFGLDGSGSLTLDYGSRRFVVGFDEQLKPFVREAASVRSGVDGGVAAGEGGKTLKALPKPGVKDDAELAPEAYRRFSGLKKDVRTVAGDQIRRLETAMVNGRRWSGAEFAQYLVGHPLLVHIVRRLVWGVYDERGALTATLRVAEDRTFAGVDDEPVTVAESAVLGVVHPITLGDALPRWAEVFADYELLQPFPQLGREIFRLEPAEREQTELLRFKNVKVPTTKLLGLERRGWRRGDVGDGGHQGWFERDLTDDLMMMVYMDPGMAVGAVDYFPEQRLDQVAAHGPGAYWQRDRKSTKLGELDEITISEIIRDLNEVTA
- a CDS encoding DUF5682 family protein translates to MITFIGVRHHSPACARLVRETIEDLRPAYVLVEGPAEMNARIGELLLGHELPIAVFSSYRDGERHHASWAPFCDYSPEWAALTAGRAAGAELRFIDLPAWHPAFAERRNRYADADQRYADVIDRLCREFAVDNVDTLWDHLFEIPDPDGIADRLAAYFDLIRGETEGGAGEDDEAREAYMASWIRRTRREAGDRPIVVVTGGFHRPALVRLAVLPGDDDPVEHALPADAAGGSYLVPYSFRRLDSFDGYQSGMPSPAYYQRLFEEGPEAAADHLLATVAGRLRERKQRLSTADLIAASASAEGLALVRGHRHRSRTDVLDGLASALLDEALDVALPWSTRGTPAPGTHPVVVEMVAALSGDRVGRLHPDTPAPPLVHHATAELERHGLDRDGNRRLDLARDGDREVSRVLHRLRLLNVPGFTRHSGPRTGIDPEPVEEWSITRDDRRLPALIEAGGYGATIGEAAGATLAERVTLVGGDVEQLAGVLFDAALAGVPELSAQVLDAIDRAVGGTPEMGPLGRVLEVVLALWRHDRLLGTAGSAPLGTVITASVARILWLAEGVRGGAAPADLPRIAALASVRDALVHAGTALDLDRGAALGVAARLALSSEAPPDLRGAGFGFGWSLGADQAGDPVRAVRGAFTPSSAGDWLAGLFALAREEVLQAGGVLDVLDEAMDAMGDDDFLIALPALRQAFEFFPPRERDTIARHLLARRGIAGDSRALLRLHAAPELVAAGAELDGRVADLLNREGLITT
- a CDS encoding ATP-binding protein, whose product is MQRPPAEVRYADELRRLRDTDSDPRPPGWALSLRAARRFIIGDERHGISRKFVGDPSLIDRALVSLATSRGLMLVGEPGTAKSLLSELLAAAVSGDSTLTIQGGAATTEDQIKYSWNYAMLVADGPSTRSLVPAPLLRGMAEGKVVRFEEITRCPLEVQDCLLSPLSDRVLAVPELTGPDAMVFATEGFNIIATANTRDRGVNEMSSALKRRFNFETVFPIADLATELSLVEAEASALLRRSGVTAAPHRDVLEVLVTTFRELRVGQTARGDSMDKLTSVMSTAEAVSVAHAVGLRGWFLRGEAGTAEDVVSCLAGTAAKDSTEDLAKLRRYLEQQARGRKGAAWKALYDARHVLPG